The following are from one region of the Cytobacillus firmus genome:
- a CDS encoding SMI1/KNR4 family protein: protein MDKKELIKFINEHKESDDFTGGVDESQINSIQNELGVELPASYKWFLTTYGSGGLFGVDILGVAKSNRAPVVVNTKRYRDLGMDKDLVVIEDAGEYAYCLYISEMENNECPVIAWNRPGGLDDYNTAKNFYELLSQRLLDAKEAWEEDF, encoded by the coding sequence TTGGATAAAAAGGAATTAATAAAATTTATTAATGAACATAAGGAATCAGATGACTTTACAGGTGGAGTAGATGAAAGTCAAATTAATTCTATCCAAAATGAGCTAGGGGTGGAATTACCAGCAAGTTACAAGTGGTTCTTAACTACCTATGGTTCTGGTGGGTTATTTGGAGTTGATATTTTAGGAGTGGCTAAGTCAAATAGAGCTCCTGTTGTTGTTAATACAAAGAGATATAGAGATTTAGGAATGGACAAGGATTTAGTAGTTATTGAAGATGCTGGAGAATATGCTTATTGTCTATACATCAGTGAAATGGAGAATAATGAGTGCCCGGTAATAGCGTGGAATAGACCAGGGGGACTTGATGACTACAATACAGCAAAGAATTTTTATGAGCTTTTATCTCAAAGGTTGTTGGATGCAAAAGAAGCATGGGAAGAAGATTTTTAA
- a CDS encoding HNH/ENDO VII family nuclease encodes MARGPVPYNVLFNPLTKIKTVTDDVFGVKGTGKAAGLKSRKLSSEQIELDWLDDKYTAVEVKGTVKVGGKKVDVSRRVYQIEIDKNYVPNNPKALGKSNGELMEKGKSPYLVKDGVESKVELHHLIQKEPGGMVEIAELTHDKYDSTLHGLVENGTSFRNNPELEKMYNNFRSNYWKMRASE; translated from the coding sequence ATGGCTAGGGGGCCAGTGCCGTATAATGTTCTTTTTAATCCGTTGACGAAGATTAAGACGGTGACTGATGATGTGTTTGGGGTTAAGGGTACGGGTAAAGCTGCAGGGCTTAAATCAAGGAAATTATCTTCTGAACAAATTGAATTAGACTGGCTGGATGACAAGTATACTGCTGTAGAAGTAAAAGGAACAGTTAAAGTTGGTGGAAAGAAAGTAGATGTATCCAGAAGAGTGTACCAAATTGAGATTGATAAAAATTATGTACCTAATAATCCGAAGGCATTAGGAAAGTCGAATGGAGAATTGATGGAAAAGGGTAAATCACCATATCTTGTAAAAGACGGAGTGGAAAGTAAAGTTGAATTACACCATTTAATTCAAAAAGAACCTGGTGGAATGGTTGAAATTGCGGAGTTAACTCATGATAAATACGATTCGACGCTACATGGTTTAGTTGAAAATGGAACAAGTTTTAGGAATAATCCAGAACTCGAAAAAATGTATAATAACTTTAGAAGTAACTATTGGAAAATGCGTGCTAGTGAGTAA
- a CDS encoding SMI1/KNR4 family protein, whose amino-acid sequence MRDERIIKMIENYGEEDDFFGEVSEEYIYKAEERLKVKFPRSYRNFIKKYGSGGICGVELEGVQGNLGASVVDATERWRKLGLGLNLIVLEDSGEFVRCMYSADIKDDRVFSWERAGTDLHPRYNTFEDYVIDIFQEGIDNW is encoded by the coding sequence TTGAGGGATGAAAGAATTATAAAGATGATCGAAAATTATGGTGAAGAAGATGATTTTTTTGGAGAAGTATCAGAAGAATATATTTATAAGGCTGAAGAAAGACTTAAAGTTAAATTTCCTCGAAGTTACCGCAATTTTATAAAAAAATATGGTTCGGGAGGAATATGTGGAGTTGAGCTTGAAGGTGTTCAGGGGAATTTAGGAGCATCTGTAGTTGATGCAACAGAGAGATGGAGAAAATTAGGGTTGGGTTTGAACTTAATTGTTTTAGAGGACTCGGGAGAATTTGTTAGATGTATGTATAGTGCAGATATTAAAGATGACAGAGTATTTAGTTGGGAAAGGGCGGGGACAGATTTACACCCAAGGTATAATACATTTGAGGACTATGTAATAGACATATTTCAAGAAGGAATTGATAACTGGTAA
- a CDS encoding bacteriocin immunity protein: protein MNKKLSKEELVELVTKICNPKLSDEEVSEYIEILEENVPHPAPSDLIFWNDEDLSPEEVVEIALAYKEQK from the coding sequence ATGAATAAAAAGTTATCTAAAGAGGAATTAGTTGAACTAGTAACTAAAATTTGTAATCCTAAGCTGTCTGATGAAGAGGTAAGCGAGTATATAGAAATTTTAGAAGAAAATGTACCTCACCCTGCTCCTAGTGACTTAATTTTTTGGAATGATGAGGATTTATCTCCAGAGGAAGTAGTGGAGATTGCCTTAGCGTATAAGGAACAAAAGTAA
- a CDS encoding recombinase family protein, which translates to MNEIRRVAIYCRVSTEEQANEGYSIAAQLDTLRQYAKLYGWDIAREYVDEGISEKNIKGRPAMQQLIADVEADKFEAVLVWKISRLSWNMLDTLILLDKFEDFGVKFIYYSENFDTGSPIGRLVVQLMASIAEMERNTLSENVKLGMKQRALEGSCRVGARHLFFYLFS; encoded by the coding sequence ATGAATGAAATTAGACGTGTAGCCATTTACTGTCGTGTGTCAACCGAAGAACAAGCAAATGAAGGTTATAGTATTGCTGCTCAGTTAGATACTCTACGCCAGTATGCCAAACTTTATGGTTGGGATATTGCTAGAGAATATGTTGATGAAGGAATCAGTGAGAAGAATATAAAGGGTCGCCCTGCTATGCAACAACTTATTGCTGATGTTGAAGCTGACAAATTCGAAGCTGTACTCGTATGGAAGATTTCTCGACTATCTTGGAATATGTTAGATACCCTAATACTATTAGACAAGTTTGAAGATTTCGGAGTAAAGTTTATTTATTATTCGGAAAACTTTGATACCGGAAGTCCTATTGGGCGTTTAGTCGTGCAATTAATGGCATCAATTGCTGAAATGGAGAGGAATACACTATCTGAAAATGTTAAATTAGGGATGAAACAGAGAGCGTTAGAAGGATCTTGTAGAGTTGGGGCCAGGCACCTGTTTTTTTATCTCTTTAGCTGA
- a CDS encoding transposase, protein MTRAEKLTSDRKKRKWELVQEIQEAFKRGKNLSRLAREYDLDWRTIQKYTKMKGPPHFQRQRSRLTDPFNERMRELEKVGNTVKEIYSALQIEGYIGTFSGVRTFVQNIRKDRKHNTSGEKVLSISRRSLCAWLWQPPEKLNKEETEYLQRTLKDYPALESVYQTIRQYRTVVEARDVEGFLQWLREQLSSRERPFYYYAFRLRSDIQAVKNALTLPFSNGLLEGQINRLKTIKRLTYGRAGLTVLEKRILYEL, encoded by the coding sequence TTGACTCGTGCAGAAAAGCTAACGAGTGACCGGAAAAAACGGAAGTGGGAGCTGGTTCAGGAGATACAAGAGGCATTCAAACGAGGCAAAAATCTATCCAGGCTGGCAAGAGAATATGATTTGGATTGGCGTACGATTCAAAAGTATACAAAAATGAAGGGTCCTCCTCATTTTCAAAGACAACGCTCACGTTTGACAGACCCTTTTAATGAGCGAATGAGAGAACTCGAAAAAGTGGGAAATACCGTAAAAGAGATCTATTCTGCACTTCAAATAGAAGGATATATCGGTACTTTTTCAGGCGTTCGAACATTTGTACAAAACATTCGGAAAGATAGAAAACATAACACCTCCGGAGAAAAGGTTTTATCCATCTCAAGAAGGAGCTTGTGTGCCTGGTTGTGGCAGCCGCCTGAAAAATTAAATAAAGAAGAAACAGAATATTTACAGCGTACACTAAAAGACTATCCCGCTTTAGAGAGTGTATATCAAACCATCCGGCAATACCGTACTGTGGTGGAAGCACGTGATGTAGAAGGTTTTCTTCAGTGGCTCAGAGAGCAATTAAGCAGCCGGGAACGGCCTTTTTACTACTACGCTTTTCGTCTGCGAAGTGACATACAGGCTGTAAAAAACGCCCTAACTCTGCCTTTTAGTAATGGATTGCTAGAGGGGCAAATTAACCGGTTGAAAACTATAAAAAGGCTGACATATGGAAGAGCCGGTTTGACAGTATTAGAAAAAAGAATCCTATATGAACTGTAG